A region of the Desulfobacter postgatei 2ac9 genome:
GCGTTATTTTTATCATAAAATGAAGGAGACCAAAAGCGTTTATAATAAAGGCAAATGAGGGTATGATAGTGTTTGACACCTTTTTTTTCACTTGATATATCTTTTTTTAAGCTATCTCTGTTTTAAGATATTAAAAAGTGCAAATTTTCAACCTTGACGAAGCGCTTGCACTATGTTTTCCGGAACGCTAATGCACTTTTAACCTATCCGCCCGGAAAAAAAGAATTTAATAATTCCAACCAAAGATTTGGCAGCATTTGCCGCCTTTGCAGCCCATGGAGGATAAAATGGCCACAACAACAGATCCTAAGAGCTTTAACCACCACGTCGAAGCCGTTAAAAAAGGAACCCGGGTATTTGAGGATGCATTCCAGGGGGTCTCCCGCATGATTTTGGAAGCCGGTATCCGCAAGGTCACGGTTAAGGGAAAGACCACCTACCAGTTTGACCTGTTCAGCGGAGGCAAACGGCATCTGGTTGGCATGTATGACGAAATCAACTCTTTTGTCTCTTTTGTCAAGGATGCCTCTGAGGGGGGGTCTTCCAGGGAAATGGCTTTTGTCCTGGTGGGCGAGCCGGGGAATGGAAAAACCTTTTTTGTGGATTACCTGTGTGCCCGGTACAGGGAATTTTTATCAAGTCCTAAAAATATGAAGTATACGTTCCGCTTCAAGAACTTGGACAAGATAGGCGGATATGGAAAGATTAATGTCATTGAATCCCAGACCTATGAGGATCCCATGATTCTTGCTATGAGCGTTAGGGGGAACAAAGATGCCTCCATGAGTTATCTTTCCAAATCATTTAAACTCAAGGACAAGGAGATAGAAAGCCTTTATGAAAAGTATCGTCCTTTAGGTGCCTGTTCGGCTTATATATGGAATCAGATTCGGGAATATTGTGATGATGATCCTGACAAGATGATGGAATTCATCGAAATTGTCGCGGTACCGTTGATAGAAAGTCTTGGTACGATAACCGGAAGATATCCGGCTAAGGATAAGATCACCTCTTCGGCCGTGGATCTTATGGGGGAAGAATCCATCCAGCGCCTGTTGCATATTCCGGATTCCAACAACCCCTACCGCTTTGACTTGCGGCGCGGCGCTTTGGCCCGGGTGGCCGGCGGTGGCATCCATTTTTCCGATGAAATTTACAAAAATAAAAAGGATCTGGTGCAGGTATATCTCGGTGTAATCCAGAACCGTGTGATTGAACTGGATGGTTTTAAATGGCCCATTGATACTCTGATTATCGCCACCTCAAATAATTCCGAGTTTAACACCTTTTTAATGGAACGTGAGGAAGCGCCCATTGTTGACCGGTGCCGGATTTGCTATGTGGCCCATAATACGGATTATAAACTCCAGAAAACGTTGACCGAATATGCCATCGGTACCGATGTCAAGCGTTCCCTTGACCAGAAAGTGCTTCACCAGGATCCAAACTTGAACCATGCTGCATCTGTTGCCGTGGTGCTGACCCGATTGCCCCGGTCCGACAAACTCACCCCGATTGAAATCATGAAGCTTGCCGCAGGGGAGGTGGCAGGTGAAAAGAGCCTTAAAACCCTGGCCGAACTCATTGACCAGCTCAACCAGGATACGGATATAACCAAACGCTTCGGCCAGAAAGGTTTAGGCCAGAGGAACCTGGGTCGGGCAGTGCAGCTCCTTCTTGAATCTTCTGAAACCAATGAAGGCAATTGCATGTTTGCCTTAGATATTTTTAACGCCCTGGAACGGGTGGTACTTGATTATGTCCAGGAACCTGCTGACCGGGCCAAATTCAAGGAGGATTTGAAAATAGCCAAGGGCCTTTACCGGGAACGTATCATGACAGAGATGTTTAACGCATATATGGACGAACCGCTGGCAATCAAAAAGGATGTACTCAACTATGTAAATATGATCATAGGTGTGGATGCCGAGCATCTGGGCCCTGATATGATGTGGAAGTACAAAGATCCCCAGACAGGTGAGCTTCGGGCACTTAAAATTGATGAGCGCTATATTAAAAACGTTGAGGAACGCCTCGGTCTTAAAACCGAAGAACAGCGGGCCTCCTTTAGAAATTCAATTAGAAAGATCTACGGCCAGAAACTGTCTGTGGATGCCAATTATGACTTCATGGATAACCTGGAATTAGTTAAAGCCATCACCGATGTCCGGCTTAAATCCGACATTGCCGGTGCCGGCTCTTTAATTGGGGCGCTGGCCAACCGGACCAACGAAGAGAATCAAAAACTGTATGACAGAATGATTTATACCATGGATCACAAGCTTGGATACTGCCCTACTTGTGCACAGAAGACCATAGAGTATTTCTGCAGCCAGGAAGATGACAAATAGCAGTTTAAAAAACAAAGGGGAAGCGTATGGTCACCCTTGATGAATTATTGGAACGGGACCGCCAGCGGGAAGAGGACGGATTCAAGCGTAAAATCCGTATAGGCCGCATTGTCAAACCTGGTACCGGGGGAAAAGAAAAAATTATTGTGGTCCCCACTACCGTGGAGGAGAAGTTTGTTCATGAGGAACCCTCCTTTGATCCGAACACCGGAGAGGGAGAACCTTCCAGCGGAACCGGAGAGGGAGAAGAAGGCGATGTCATAGGCGAACAGCCGGTACGTCCGGATCAGGGTGAGGGGGAAGGCGAGGGGGCCGGTGAAGGAGAAGGTGAAGGCCAGGGCAGCGAACATGAGTTCGAGTCCAGTGCCTACGAATTAGGCAAGGTGCTGTCCCAGGACTTTCAACTTCCCAACCTCCAGGACAAAGGCAAACGACGTGCCCTGGCCCGCTACACCTATGATCTGACAGATAAGCACCGGGGCATGGGCCAGATTTTGGATAAAAAAGCAACTTTAAAACAGATTGTCCAGACTAATATTGCCCTTGGCAGAATTCCGGATGTTGACGACATAGACCCGGGCAGGTTTATTGTTTCCCCCCGGGATCTTGTTTACAGGATTCTGTCCAGAGAGAAAGAGTATGAATCCCAGGCCATGGTCTTTTTTCTAAGAGATTATTCAGGCTCCATGGGCGGCAAGGTGACAGAGGCAGTGGTTTCCCAGCATGTGATGCTCTATTCGTGGTTGGTGTATCAATATGAAAGACAGGTGGAAACCCGTTTTATTCTCCATGATACCCAGGCAAAAGAGGTTCAGGATTTTTATAAATATCACTCTTATAAGGTGGCCGGGGGAACCAAGGTGTATACCGCTTTCGAGCTGGTGAATCAAATCGTGGAGAAGGAGAGCCTGGATAGAGACTACAATATTTATGTTTTCCATGGGACCGATGGCGATGACTGGGATAAAGATGGCGTCAACACCATAAAACAAATAGAAAAAATGATGCGCTATGCCGCCCGGATAGGCATCTCCATTGTAGCGCATTCCTATGTGGGAACAGGGCAGACCGAAGTTGAAAAATACCTGAGAAAATCGGGAATACTTGAAAAACATAAGAACCATATTAAACTGGATGTTATGCATGAAAATGTGGATGATACCAGAATTATTCAGGGGATTAAAAATCTGATTTCCTGAGAATATAGATAAAGTGCCGGATAAAAAAGAAAGGCAGGGCCCAATGGAACTTGTCAGTCAGCATGTTAAAAAAATCATGGAAGAATGCAAAGTCAGAGCCAGGGATGAAGGCCTGAAGTTTGATGATGAAACCCTTGAGTATATCGTCACCAACCGGGACATGATTGAACTGTCTCCCAAGGTCATGATTCCCACCCTGTATGATTACTGGGTTCATGATGTCAGGGTTTTATCAGGCAAAGGCATGTATGAAGCCTACCCTTCCAACCCCTATGAAACCGTTATCAATACCCGGCCGGCCATTTCCTACTATAATGATAATAACCCGGACTGGCTCAATGTTATGATTTTTTATCATGTGCTGGCCCATATTGATTTTTTTCAGAATAATCTGTTTTTTGTAAATACCTGGGATGTTGACCTTGCCGGTCAGGCGCTGGCAGATAAGCGTTTGATTGCCCAACTCAGAAGCGAAAAGGGCAGGCGATGGGTGGATTATGTTATTGAATTTTCCAGGGGGATGGACAATCTGGTGGGCTATCACAAGGTACTGGACAGTATGTTGAGATTCCGGAATCAGCCTGTTGCCAGGTTATCCAGACAGGATTATTATTTTGATGTTTTTTTACAGAAAATAAAGAAGGTGTCCCACAATACGTACTTAAAAGAAATAGAAAGGTTCAATCAGTGTAAAGATAACATTGCCACATTTTTTGAACCGATCCTTTCCCAGTACCCTGAGTTTGAGCAGATGTACAAAAAAGCCAGAAAGGACAAAGAAAAACCTGTGCGGGATATCATGGAATATATTATCAGGCATTCACCGTTTTTACGGGCCCATGAAAATCAGTGGATGAAATGCGTGATCCAGATCGTGCGCGACACCTCATTGTACTTTCAGCCCCAGATTCGCACAAAGATTATGAATGAAGGCTGGGCCAGTTACTGGCACGACTATCTGTTTATGAAAGATGAGCGTATCCGTGGTCATGAAGTAGATTATGCAAAGGTGAATGCAACGGTAACCGCACTGCCCAAGGTCGGACTCAATCCCTATGCCTTAGGTTTGCGTCTGTTTGAACATATTGAAGATATGCAGAATAGAGGATGCTATTCCTTTGATTATTTCCGCCTGAAAGATGAGAAAAACAGACAACACTTTGATAAAGGAAATAAAAACGGCCATGATTTTATCTTTAAAGTCAGGGAGAGTATGAATGATTTCACCTTTATCAACAAATTTGTGGACCAGGAATTTATAGACCATTACAAACTGTTTGTCACAGGCAAGCGGCTGAATAGGGAACGCATGACCTGGCAATACTATATTAAATCCAAGAAAGCCCACGATTATAAAAATATGGTGATTGACACCTTGTATCATCCTCCGGTGATATATGTTAACGAGGAAAAAACCCAAGGTGCTCTGCTTTACCTTGTTCATAAATTTGAAAATAAGCCCCTTAAAGCAGATTATATTGAAAATACCATGATGGGTATTGAGTTCTTATGGGGAGGTCCTGTGTACCTTGAAACCAGCATACCTGTTGGAACAGAAAAGGAAACGCGCCCTGCCATTCATTTTTTGGATCCATCTGCAGGTGCTTCCGGAACAACAGCAACACCGGTTACACGTGAAAAAATTAAGTGGCAAAGGGTATGTTATATAATGGATAAACGGAAATTAAACAGACGGGAGGTGGCATGACCATGGATACCAATACCAGTTCTGTGGATTCCGATGCAATTGAATCCGTAACCCAGGCCCTGGAGTTTTTAAACCAGAATATCCAGGATTACCAGCTGCATAAACCGGTATCTTTCCATGAATTTCTGCAGCTCCTCAATGCCAATCCGTCCCGGATTTTAAGAAATATTTTTCAGTCATTTCATGACATGATTAAAAGCCATGTGACTGAAATCGAAAATGATATAGATCGTTCCGCCATTACCAGATATGATACCGGTACGCTTTTCATGGAAGGTTCAGATACACCGTATTTCCCGGATCTGCTGTTTACCAACCGGTTTATGAAGCAGATGGATTATCTGCGCCACGGTAACCAACAGAACCGGATCTATGTGTTTTACGGTCCCCACGGATGCGG
Encoded here:
- a CDS encoding Ser protein kinase; the protein is MATTTDPKSFNHHVEAVKKGTRVFEDAFQGVSRMILEAGIRKVTVKGKTTYQFDLFSGGKRHLVGMYDEINSFVSFVKDASEGGSSREMAFVLVGEPGNGKTFFVDYLCARYREFLSSPKNMKYTFRFKNLDKIGGYGKINVIESQTYEDPMILAMSVRGNKDASMSYLSKSFKLKDKEIESLYEKYRPLGACSAYIWNQIREYCDDDPDKMMEFIEIVAVPLIESLGTITGRYPAKDKITSSAVDLMGEESIQRLLHIPDSNNPYRFDLRRGALARVAGGGIHFSDEIYKNKKDLVQVYLGVIQNRVIELDGFKWPIDTLIIATSNNSEFNTFLMEREEAPIVDRCRICYVAHNTDYKLQKTLTEYAIGTDVKRSLDQKVLHQDPNLNHAASVAVVLTRLPRSDKLTPIEIMKLAAGEVAGEKSLKTLAELIDQLNQDTDITKRFGQKGLGQRNLGRAVQLLLESSETNEGNCMFALDIFNALERVVLDYVQEPADRAKFKEDLKIAKGLYRERIMTEMFNAYMDEPLAIKKDVLNYVNMIIGVDAEHLGPDMMWKYKDPQTGELRALKIDERYIKNVEERLGLKTEEQRASFRNSIRKIYGQKLSVDANYDFMDNLELVKAITDVRLKSDIAGAGSLIGALANRTNEENQKLYDRMIYTMDHKLGYCPTCAQKTIEYFCSQEDDK
- a CDS encoding DUF444 family protein yields the protein MVTLDELLERDRQREEDGFKRKIRIGRIVKPGTGGKEKIIVVPTTVEEKFVHEEPSFDPNTGEGEPSSGTGEGEEGDVIGEQPVRPDQGEGEGEGAGEGEGEGQGSEHEFESSAYELGKVLSQDFQLPNLQDKGKRRALARYTYDLTDKHRGMGQILDKKATLKQIVQTNIALGRIPDVDDIDPGRFIVSPRDLVYRILSREKEYESQAMVFFLRDYSGSMGGKVTEAVVSQHVMLYSWLVYQYERQVETRFILHDTQAKEVQDFYKYHSYKVAGGTKVYTAFELVNQIVEKESLDRDYNIYVFHGTDGDDWDKDGVNTIKQIEKMMRYAARIGISIVAHSYVGTGQTEVEKYLRKSGILEKHKNHIKLDVMHENVDDTRIIQGIKNLIS
- a CDS encoding SpoVR family protein, giving the protein MELVSQHVKKIMEECKVRARDEGLKFDDETLEYIVTNRDMIELSPKVMIPTLYDYWVHDVRVLSGKGMYEAYPSNPYETVINTRPAISYYNDNNPDWLNVMIFYHVLAHIDFFQNNLFFVNTWDVDLAGQALADKRLIAQLRSEKGRRWVDYVIEFSRGMDNLVGYHKVLDSMLRFRNQPVARLSRQDYYFDVFLQKIKKVSHNTYLKEIERFNQCKDNIATFFEPILSQYPEFEQMYKKARKDKEKPVRDIMEYIIRHSPFLRAHENQWMKCVIQIVRDTSLYFQPQIRTKIMNEGWASYWHDYLFMKDERIRGHEVDYAKVNATVTALPKVGLNPYALGLRLFEHIEDMQNRGCYSFDYFRLKDEKNRQHFDKGNKNGHDFIFKVRESMNDFTFINKFVDQEFIDHYKLFVTGKRLNRERMTWQYYIKSKKAHDYKNMVIDTLYHPPVIYVNEEKTQGALLYLVHKFENKPLKADYIENTMMGIEFLWGGPVYLETSIPVGTEKETRPAIHFLDPSAGASGTTATPVTREKIKWQRVCYIMDKRKLNRREVA